One stretch of Methyloversatilis sp. RAC08 DNA includes these proteins:
- a CDS encoding sulfotransferase family protein, with product MMSGAIDAGTVDDTEPIMISGVYRSGTTFLTAMLGAHPEIRASSSTVKFLRFCLNRYGDMAIRENRSALIADTHARIRKRWELSLDEQGILRQADLSASPSYALMYDLIMQDMLGQGAGTRVRWAEKLAAQWEDIPIFLQMFPRGKAIHIFRDPRDVAVSYKLMTFEQGNTFLDAAFNFRGSAECLEQLTRQFPDRVLAIRAEDIAQAPEHHARLMCEFLDLTYSPSMIDAGKLQADGEDWASNTSFGTTYKTLPDARPRWPEHLSRAETIFIELVSQPHFSRLGYQTSGFIPDKAEWDRMFDFVSEPFLDERFRTWLTTGRGSQGYRTDPYEYEMRLVFPERFAG from the coding sequence ATGATGAGCGGTGCGATCGACGCCGGCACGGTGGATGACACTGAACCCATCATGATTTCGGGCGTGTACCGTTCCGGGACCACCTTCCTCACCGCCATGCTCGGTGCGCATCCGGAGATCCGGGCGTCCTCGTCGACAGTCAAGTTCCTTCGCTTCTGCCTGAACCGATATGGCGACATGGCCATTCGGGAAAACCGTTCGGCATTGATCGCCGACACGCATGCTCGCATTCGCAAGCGCTGGGAGCTGTCCCTCGATGAACAAGGCATCCTGCGTCAGGCTGACCTTTCGGCGTCGCCGAGCTATGCGCTGATGTACGACCTCATCATGCAGGACATGCTCGGCCAGGGAGCGGGGACGCGCGTTCGATGGGCCGAAAAACTGGCGGCGCAGTGGGAAGACATCCCGATCTTTCTGCAGATGTTCCCGCGCGGCAAGGCCATTCACATCTTCCGCGATCCGCGCGATGTCGCGGTGTCCTACAAGTTGATGACCTTCGAGCAGGGCAATACCTTTCTCGACGCTGCATTCAACTTCCGAGGCTCGGCGGAGTGCCTGGAGCAACTGACACGACAGTTTCCGGACCGCGTTCTGGCTATCCGCGCCGAAGACATCGCGCAGGCGCCCGAGCACCACGCGCGTCTGATGTGCGAGTTTCTCGACCTGACGTATTCGCCCTCGATGATCGATGCCGGCAAGCTGCAGGCCGATGGCGAGGACTGGGCGTCGAACACGTCGTTCGGCACCACCTACAAGACTTTGCCGGATGCGCGCCCACGCTGGCCCGAACACCTGAGCCGGGCGGAAACCATTTTCATCGAACTCGTCTCGCAGCCCCATTTTTCCCGTCTCGGCTACCAGACTTCAGGCTTCATCCCGGACAAGGCGGAATGGGACCGGATGTTCGATTTCGTCAGCGAGCCTTTTCTGGACGAACGGTTCCGCACCTGGCTGACCACAGGACGAGGCTCGCAGGGTTATCGTACGGATCCCTACGAATACGAGATGCGTCTTGTTTTCCCGGAACGCTTCGCCGGATGA